The following proteins are encoded in a genomic region of Actinomadura sp. NAK00032:
- a CDS encoding HNH endonuclease signature motif containing protein produces MSAQVAEIGGGQREWEDRVWFPPGPQLAVCLSGSKERLADLTDDELLQVAAAARRQTSWAQARELAAIAELTRRRTSDEDCGAEESGDPEYRVLSARESVAEEVAVALSVTGNAAATLVHLAEQLTGPLARTGEALGAGRVDMAKARVICDVTEGLPGDVAGKVQCVALEKASEQTTGQLRRRIKRIAQRLAPQAIEERKRGAVRHRRLELWDTPSGTSDLALCDLAAEDAHAIFNKITAAANGIKADGDPRPLSTLRADLATALLHGVELPEAVRTLLSRTGDESDVASPSADGGEAVCARLDDDVDERLGGLAGEVERRLNHVRGRVRPRELPHAIRQAARHIDDQLADARDTACQGDEECHGSPDYRPPAAMRREIEARHSRCVFPTCNQPSRRCDLDHTIPWRPGLTCRCNLAPLCRRHHRLKQTAGWRLHQIWPGLLIWITPSGGWYIVRPDRQ; encoded by the coding sequence ATGTCCGCTCAGGTCGCCGAGATTGGTGGCGGGCAGCGTGAATGGGAAGACCGGGTGTGGTTCCCGCCCGGCCCGCAATTGGCGGTCTGCCTGTCGGGTTCGAAAGAGCGCCTGGCGGATCTGACCGATGACGAACTCCTCCAGGTCGCGGCGGCCGCTCGTCGGCAGACCTCCTGGGCCCAGGCGCGGGAGCTGGCCGCGATCGCGGAGCTCACCCGCCGCCGCACCTCCGACGAAGACTGCGGTGCCGAGGAATCTGGTGACCCCGAGTACCGGGTCTTGTCGGCCCGTGAGTCGGTCGCCGAAGAGGTCGCCGTTGCTCTCAGCGTCACTGGGAACGCCGCCGCCACACTGGTCCATCTGGCCGAACAACTGACCGGCCCGCTCGCTCGAACTGGAGAGGCACTGGGCGCCGGACGCGTCGACATGGCGAAGGCCCGCGTGATCTGTGACGTCACCGAGGGTCTCCCCGGTGATGTGGCCGGGAAGGTCCAGTGCGTTGCCCTGGAGAAGGCGTCGGAGCAGACCACCGGGCAGCTCCGCCGCCGGATCAAGCGGATCGCGCAGCGACTGGCGCCCCAGGCGATCGAAGAGCGTAAGCGTGGAGCGGTACGGCACCGGCGGCTGGAGCTGTGGGACACCCCGTCCGGCACCTCGGATCTCGCGCTGTGCGATCTGGCGGCCGAGGACGCGCATGCCATCTTCAACAAGATCACCGCTGCGGCCAACGGCATCAAGGCCGATGGTGACCCTCGTCCCTTGAGCACCCTCCGCGCTGATCTTGCCACTGCGCTGCTGCATGGTGTTGAGCTTCCCGAGGCCGTTCGCACCCTTCTTTCCCGGACGGGCGACGAGAGTGATGTTGCCTCTCCGTCGGCGGACGGGGGCGAAGCGGTCTGTGCTCGGCTCGACGATGATGTCGATGAGCGCCTTGGGGGCCTTGCCGGCGAGGTGGAACGGCGCCTGAACCATGTGCGCGGGCGTGTCCGCCCTCGCGAGTTGCCGCATGCCATCCGGCAGGCGGCGCGGCACATTGACGACCAGCTCGCGGACGCTCGTGACACCGCCTGCCAAGGTGACGAGGAGTGCCACGGAAGCCCCGACTATCGGCCGCCCGCCGCCATGCGCCGGGAGATCGAGGCGCGGCACAGCAGGTGCGTGTTCCCCACCTGCAACCAGCCCTCGCGGCGCTGCGACCTCGACCACACGATCCCGTGGCGGCCCGGCCTCACCTGCCGCTGCAACCTCGCCCCACTCTGCAGACGCCACCACCGGCTGAAACAGACCGCCGGTTGGAGACTTCACCAGATCTGGCCCGGGTTGCTCATCTGGATCACGCCGTCCGGCGGCTGGTACATCGTCCGGCCCGACCGGCAGTGA
- a CDS encoding DUF4097 family beta strand repeat-containing protein, protein MRTLTATAALAAVAAATLTACGNVSFGTGHEDRSYTAPAGVTKLKIGGSGNRVVVTASDSPGIEVSERLRWSNEKNKPKARHVTEGGTLKLTSECGGQAVGLGFSSCGISYRIRVPRSLPVEIESRDGRIDASGLGGTVRLHTENGSIKATDLRASNVSLSSEDGSVRVAGRVTTADVRSQNGSVDATGLTAGKLTVRSADGSIRLSGTATVADLRSENGGIDAQGLTTERLTARTKDGGIDLRLAAPPASVDADTANGSIKLCLPPTGESYAITAATDNGGKEIDPGIHEDSRSDRKIKLATRDGGILVAPN, encoded by the coding sequence GTGAGGACCCTGACGGCCACGGCCGCGCTGGCGGCGGTGGCGGCGGCGACGCTGACCGCCTGCGGCAACGTGAGCTTCGGCACCGGCCACGAGGACCGCTCCTACACCGCGCCGGCCGGCGTCACCAAGCTGAAGATCGGGGGGAGCGGGAACCGGGTCGTGGTGACCGCGTCCGACTCCCCCGGCATCGAGGTCAGCGAACGGCTGCGCTGGTCCAACGAGAAGAACAAGCCGAAGGCGAGGCACGTCACCGAGGGCGGCACGCTGAAGCTCACGTCCGAGTGCGGCGGCCAGGCGGTCGGGCTCGGGTTCTCCTCGTGCGGCATCTCCTACCGCATCCGGGTCCCGCGCTCGCTGCCGGTGGAGATCGAGAGCCGGGACGGCCGGATCGACGCGTCCGGGCTCGGCGGGACGGTGCGGCTGCACACCGAGAACGGCTCGATCAAGGCGACGGACCTGCGCGCGTCCAACGTCTCCCTCAGCTCCGAGGACGGGTCGGTGCGCGTCGCCGGCCGCGTCACCACCGCCGATGTGCGCAGCCAGAACGGCTCCGTGGACGCGACCGGGCTCACCGCCGGGAAGCTGACGGTCCGCTCCGCCGACGGAAGCATCCGGCTCAGCGGGACCGCCACCGTCGCCGACCTCCGCAGCGAGAACGGCGGCATCGACGCGCAGGGGCTGACCACCGAGCGGCTCACCGCACGCACCAAGGACGGCGGCATCGACCTGCGGCTCGCCGCGCCGCCCGCGAGCGTCGACGCCGACACCGCCAACGGCTCCATCAAGCTCTGCCTGCCGCCCACCGGCGAGAGCTACGCCATCACCGCGGCCACCGACAACGGCGGCAAGGAGATCGACCCCGGCATCCACGAGGACTCCCGCTCCGACCGCAAGATCAAGCTGGCCACCCGGGACGGCGGAATCCTCGTCGCGCCCAACTAG
- a CDS encoding helix-hairpin-helix domain-containing protein yields the protein MGFAAARTRSVGLWIATIPYAALVAAMLATADSERGSTADSVFVLTWVLSWLGGTLHTLAVRHRVFSSRSIPPSSLQHAVLETKRRRELRAHAAEIARTDPQLALELAIGRPDLPRTFDDGGIVDVNHAPASALATIPGIRPAHAELIVRMRQDLGGFTSAEEVAAMTDLPPHLTPVLKEHAVFLP from the coding sequence ATGGGCTTCGCGGCGGCCCGCACGAGAAGCGTCGGCCTATGGATCGCGACGATCCCCTACGCCGCTTTGGTCGCCGCGATGCTGGCGACGGCGGACAGTGAGCGCGGCAGCACCGCCGACTCCGTCTTCGTCTTGACGTGGGTTCTGTCATGGCTCGGCGGAACGCTCCACACCCTGGCCGTCAGGCACCGCGTGTTCTCCTCCCGGTCCATCCCGCCCAGCAGCCTCCAGCACGCCGTGCTGGAGACGAAACGCCGCCGCGAACTACGAGCCCACGCCGCCGAGATAGCCAGAACCGACCCGCAACTGGCGCTCGAACTGGCCATCGGCCGCCCCGACCTGCCCAGGACCTTCGACGACGGCGGCATAGTCGACGTCAACCACGCCCCCGCCTCCGCACTGGCGACGATCCCGGGCATCCGCCCGGCCCACGCGGAGCTGATCGTCCGCATGCGGCAGGACCTGGGCGGCTTCACCTCCGCGGAAGAGGTGGCGGCCATGACCGACCTCCCCCCGCACCTCACCCCGGTCCTCAAGGAGCACGCGGTCTTCCTCCCCTGA
- a CDS encoding hemerythrin domain-containing protein: protein MEIESLAAALEREHHEIDEGIEAFTAEPVGGKREREPLVRAVRALRRHIYLEEEFLFPALHAAGLMAPVMVMLREHAEMWGTLDALDEAADDDAALTLCRRLNVQLLHHNMKEEKILYPELERVVPAPQEERLRAFLRTGEMPADWVCVRVRG, encoded by the coding sequence ATGGAGATCGAGTCACTGGCGGCGGCTCTGGAGCGGGAGCACCACGAGATCGATGAGGGGATCGAGGCGTTCACCGCTGAGCCGGTGGGCGGGAAACGGGAGCGGGAGCCGCTCGTGCGTGCCGTGCGGGCGCTGCGTCGTCACATCTACCTCGAAGAGGAGTTCCTGTTCCCGGCCCTGCACGCGGCGGGGCTGATGGCGCCGGTCATGGTGATGCTCCGGGAGCACGCGGAGATGTGGGGGACGCTCGACGCGCTCGACGAGGCGGCGGACGACGATGCCGCGCTCACGCTGTGCCGGCGGCTGAACGTCCAGCTCCTGCACCACAACATGAAGGAAGAGAAGATCCTCTACCCGGAGCTGGAGCGGGTCGTGCCCGCGCCGCAGGAGGAGCGGCTGAGGGCCTTCCTGCGGACCGGGGAGATGCCTGCCGACTGGGTGTGCGTGCGGGTCCGCGGCTGA
- a CDS encoding GNAT family N-acetyltransferase, translating to MTSGTFGAPVRSRLQATLDATPPPPPGVRPFTEADLPALAAAMWDAYRGTPDETDVGDLQGAVREIQLTLYGEYGSFLPEASFVTDHDDRPIGAALVTLYKQEPLLAFLFTAPSHAGQGIGRTLVKAAMHALAPDHATLSLAVTRRNRRARRLYGHLGFVEIA from the coding sequence ATGACATCCGGGACATTCGGCGCACCCGTGCGCAGCCGCCTCCAGGCGACCCTGGACGCCACGCCCCCGCCCCCGCCGGGGGTCCGCCCGTTCACCGAGGCCGACCTCCCCGCCCTCGCCGCCGCCATGTGGGACGCCTACCGAGGCACCCCCGACGAGACCGACGTCGGCGACCTCCAGGGCGCCGTCCGCGAGATCCAGCTCACTCTGTACGGCGAGTACGGAAGCTTCCTCCCGGAAGCCTCATTCGTCACCGACCACGACGACCGTCCGATAGGCGCGGCCCTGGTCACCCTCTACAAGCAGGAACCCCTCCTGGCGTTCCTCTTCACCGCCCCGTCCCACGCTGGGCAGGGCATCGGCCGAACCCTGGTCAAGGCGGCCATGCACGCCCTGGCCCCGGACCACGCCACCCTCTCCCTGGCCGTCACCCGCCGCAACCGCCGCGCCCGCCGCCTCTACGGCCACCTCGGCTTCGTCGAAATCGCCTGA
- a CDS encoding GMC family oxidoreductase has protein sequence MYDYIIVGAGSAGCVLAARLTEDPSAKVLLLEAGPPDDAPEIHIPAAVAALIKGPYDWDYATVPQEHAASRSVYWPRGRTLGGSSSTNAMIYIRGARYDYDTWRDAHGCDGWGYEDLLPYFRRAEDQQRGDLPYHGVGGPLRVEDLRYKHPLTRAWVQSAKAYGLAANPDFNGADQDGVGFYQVTHKRGRRWSTAAGYLHPIENRPNLTVVTDALATRVVIEDGRAVGVRYEARGETHSARAEAEVILSGGAVNSPQLLMLSGVGPADHLRSLGIDVLVDSPVGQGLQDHPFVNVMFATPRTKVLWEQANARAFALYQALARGPYASNVAEAGGFVRTVEGLPAPDLQYHVLPTPFVNQGLVDVTERLLSVMVTAIAVESRGALTLRSASPYAKPLIDPAYLAAKADLDILVAGVRQAREIAASGPLASLVGGEWAPGEQADSDEAVTEFVRREVATLFHPTSTCAMGGDDAVCDAELRVRGVEGLRVVDASVMPTVPRGNTNAPTIAIAERAADLIRGRTPLAPANAGS, from the coding sequence GTGTACGACTACATCATCGTGGGAGCGGGGAGCGCGGGCTGCGTCCTCGCCGCCCGACTGACCGAGGACCCCTCCGCGAAGGTCCTGCTGCTGGAGGCCGGCCCGCCCGACGACGCGCCGGAGATCCATATCCCGGCAGCCGTGGCGGCGCTCATCAAGGGCCCCTACGACTGGGACTACGCGACCGTCCCGCAGGAGCACGCGGCGAGCCGCAGCGTCTACTGGCCGCGCGGGCGGACGCTCGGCGGCAGCTCGTCCACCAACGCGATGATCTACATCCGCGGCGCCCGGTACGACTACGACACCTGGCGCGACGCGCACGGCTGCGACGGCTGGGGCTATGAGGACCTGCTGCCCTACTTCCGTCGCGCCGAGGACCAGCAGCGCGGCGACCTCCCCTACCACGGCGTCGGCGGCCCGCTCCGCGTCGAGGACCTGCGCTACAAGCACCCGCTGACCCGCGCCTGGGTGCAGTCGGCGAAGGCGTACGGCCTCGCCGCGAACCCCGACTTCAACGGCGCCGACCAGGACGGCGTGGGCTTCTACCAGGTCACCCACAAGCGGGGCCGGCGCTGGTCGACCGCCGCCGGGTACCTGCACCCGATCGAGAACCGGCCGAACCTCACCGTCGTCACCGACGCCCTCGCCACCCGCGTGGTGATCGAGGACGGGCGGGCCGTCGGCGTCCGCTACGAGGCGCGCGGCGAGACGCACTCGGCGCGCGCCGAGGCGGAGGTCATCCTGTCCGGCGGCGCGGTGAACAGCCCGCAGCTGCTCATGCTGTCGGGCGTCGGCCCCGCCGACCACCTGCGCTCGCTCGGCATCGACGTCCTGGTCGACTCGCCGGTCGGGCAGGGCCTCCAGGACCATCCGTTCGTGAACGTCATGTTCGCCACGCCGCGCACCAAGGTGCTGTGGGAGCAGGCCAACGCGCGTGCGTTCGCCCTGTACCAGGCGCTGGCGCGCGGCCCTTACGCGTCCAATGTGGCCGAGGCGGGCGGGTTCGTCCGGACGGTCGAGGGGCTGCCCGCGCCCGACCTCCAATACCACGTCCTGCCGACGCCGTTCGTGAACCAGGGGCTCGTCGACGTCACCGAGCGGCTGCTGTCGGTCATGGTCACCGCGATCGCGGTGGAGAGCCGCGGCGCGCTGACCCTGCGGTCGGCCAGCCCGTACGCCAAGCCGCTGATCGACCCGGCCTACCTGGCCGCCAAGGCCGACCTGGACATCCTGGTCGCGGGCGTCCGGCAGGCCCGCGAGATCGCCGCGTCCGGGCCGCTCGCGTCGCTGGTCGGCGGCGAGTGGGCGCCGGGCGAGCAGGCCGACTCCGACGAGGCCGTCACCGAGTTCGTCCGCCGCGAGGTCGCGACGCTGTTCCACCCGACCAGCACGTGCGCGATGGGCGGGGACGACGCCGTCTGCGATGCGGAGCTGCGGGTGCGGGGTGTGGAGGGGCTGCGTGTGGTGGACGCGTCGGTCATGCCGACGGTTCCTCGGGGCAACACCAACGCGCCGACCATCGCGATCGCGGAGCGCGCTGCTGATCTGATCCGCGGGCGCACGCCGCTGGCGCCCGCCAACGCGGGGTCGTAG
- a CDS encoding serine hydrolase domain-containing protein has protein sequence MLADRGLLDYGVPVAAYWPEFAAQGKVGITLAHVLAHVLAHTAGVPQTPPGVGPEDLADWDGMCARIADLRPLWRPGIATGWHALTYGFILGEVVRRVTGQPLPVVLRDVIAAPLGVHGDLLFGVPAADLPRVVRLEEGEPPDPPADFPPGSLYHEAMPAWLRAGAELGNRPETWMPPGPVGSAATAEALARMFAALIGAVDGVRLIGPATAGRLSETLTTREDRVVRMPLRKGLGYMVGVAAMGNSVAFGWYGTDGLVYAGAPRPQTRPPTRPQSRHQGAERGGRMGAGSAIIRHMINERGVAALVR, from the coding sequence GTGCTCGCCGATCGCGGGCTGCTCGACTACGGCGTCCCGGTCGCCGCTTATTGGCCGGAGTTCGCCGCCCAAGGGAAGGTCGGCATCACCCTCGCCCACGTCCTCGCCCACGTCCTCGCGCACACCGCCGGGGTCCCGCAGACGCCGCCCGGCGTCGGGCCGGAGGATCTCGCGGACTGGGACGGGATGTGCGCGCGGATCGCGGACCTGCGGCCCCTCTGGCGTCCCGGCATCGCGACCGGATGGCACGCGCTGACCTACGGTTTCATTCTCGGTGAGGTCGTGCGGCGGGTCACCGGGCAGCCACTGCCGGTGGTGCTGCGGGATGTGATCGCCGCCCCGCTCGGCGTTCACGGTGATCTGCTCTTCGGTGTCCCCGCCGCTGACCTGCCACGGGTGGTGCGGCTGGAGGAGGGGGAGCCGCCGGACCCGCCGGCCGACTTCCCGCCTGGTTCGCTGTACCACGAGGCCATGCCGGCGTGGCTGCGCGCGGGTGCCGAGCTGGGCAACCGGCCCGAAACCTGGATGCCGCCGGGCCCGGTCGGAAGCGCGGCGACGGCCGAGGCCCTCGCCCGCATGTTCGCCGCCCTCATCGGTGCGGTGGACGGTGTACGCCTCATCGGCCCCGCGACGGCCGGCCGGCTCTCGGAGACCCTCACGACCAGGGAGGACAGGGTGGTGAGGATGCCCCTGCGCAAGGGACTCGGCTACATGGTCGGTGTCGCGGCGATGGGGAACTCCGTCGCCTTCGGGTGGTACGGCACCGACGGCCTGGTGTACGCCGGTGCGCCGCGTCCGCAGACGCGCCCGCCAACGCGCCCGCAGTCGCGTCACCAGGGGGCGGAAAGGGGTGGACGGATGGGCGCGGGATCTGCCATCATCCGGCACATGATCAATGAAAGGGGCGTCGCCGCCCTCGTCCGGTGA
- a CDS encoding M28 family peptidase gives MRKLITGRNLLTGTAVALPALFLPAALPAGAAPARPDLAKLVTLKDVQAHLAAFQEIADYNGGNRAAGTSGYGVSVKYVVGRLRKAGLSPKVQKFTFPYWAEKSDPVFARTAPSKKTYEREKDFLTFAYSGDGDVTAAAVAVDYPAKGDGTSGCEKSDFKGFAKGSIALVQRGTCTFAVKAARARAAGASALVVANTAGEKGPVNGTVSKPVAIPVIGVTHELGAALVKAAKGAKTAKGKKGAKQGANKGVKKAGLKLRVKTDTVHGKRSSSNVIADTERGDPDNVVVAGAHLDSVPEGAGINDNGTGAAALLAIAGRIKDLGKGGLRNRVRFAWWGAEEEGLQGSAHYVKSLRASEREKIALNLNFDMLGSPNGVRGVYDGDGSTGTGTRAPAGSGAIEKMFRDYFKSRKLPTTEGAFNGRSDYGPFIAKGIPAGGIATGAEGVKTAAEAKKFGGRAGKAYDPCYHARCDRVKNVNLKLLDTNTDGVAHVLQHLARTTVAVNGGARVALPLVPSGHAPVWQGPYQVR, from the coding sequence GTGCGCAAGCTGATCACCGGCCGCAATCTCCTCACTGGTACCGCTGTGGCGCTGCCCGCGCTGTTCCTGCCGGCGGCGCTCCCGGCGGGCGCCGCGCCGGCCCGCCCGGATCTGGCCAAGCTGGTGACGCTGAAGGACGTCCAGGCGCACCTGGCGGCGTTCCAGGAGATCGCCGACTACAACGGCGGCAACCGCGCGGCGGGCACCTCGGGCTACGGGGTGTCGGTGAAGTACGTGGTCGGACGCCTCCGGAAGGCCGGCCTGTCCCCGAAGGTGCAGAAGTTCACCTTCCCGTACTGGGCGGAGAAGTCCGACCCGGTGTTCGCGCGGACGGCGCCGTCCAAGAAGACCTACGAGCGGGAGAAGGACTTCCTGACGTTCGCCTACTCGGGGGACGGGGACGTGACCGCCGCCGCGGTGGCCGTCGACTATCCGGCCAAGGGTGACGGGACGAGCGGCTGCGAGAAGAGCGACTTCAAGGGCTTCGCGAAGGGCTCGATCGCGCTCGTCCAGCGCGGTACGTGCACGTTCGCGGTGAAGGCGGCGCGGGCGCGGGCGGCGGGCGCGTCCGCCTTGGTCGTCGCGAACACGGCGGGGGAGAAGGGGCCGGTGAACGGGACGGTGTCCAAGCCCGTCGCGATTCCGGTCATCGGCGTCACGCATGAGCTGGGCGCCGCCCTGGTGAAGGCCGCGAAGGGCGCGAAAACCGCGAAGGGCAAGAAGGGCGCTAAGCAGGGCGCTAATAAGGGCGTCAAGAAGGCCGGTCTGAAGCTGCGGGTGAAGACCGACACCGTGCACGGGAAGCGGTCGTCGTCCAACGTCATCGCCGACACCGAGCGCGGCGACCCCGACAACGTGGTGGTCGCCGGGGCGCACCTCGACAGCGTCCCGGAAGGGGCGGGGATCAACGACAACGGCACCGGCGCCGCCGCGCTGCTCGCCATCGCCGGGAGGATCAAGGACCTCGGCAAGGGCGGGCTGCGCAACCGGGTGCGGTTCGCCTGGTGGGGCGCCGAGGAGGAGGGCCTGCAGGGGTCCGCGCACTACGTGAAGTCGCTGCGGGCGTCCGAGCGGGAGAAGATCGCGCTGAACCTCAACTTCGACATGCTGGGCTCGCCCAACGGCGTCCGCGGCGTGTACGACGGCGACGGCTCCACGGGCACCGGGACGCGGGCGCCCGCCGGGTCCGGGGCGATCGAGAAGATGTTCCGCGACTACTTCAAGAGCCGCAAGCTGCCGACCACGGAGGGCGCGTTCAACGGGCGCTCCGACTACGGCCCGTTCATCGCGAAGGGCATCCCGGCCGGCGGCATCGCGACCGGCGCCGAGGGCGTGAAGACCGCCGCCGAGGCGAAGAAGTTCGGCGGCCGGGCCGGCAAGGCGTACGACCCCTGCTACCACGCCCGCTGCGACCGGGTGAAGAACGTGAACCTCAAGCTCCTCGACACCAACACCGACGGTGTCGCGCACGTCCTGCAGCATCTCGCCCGGACGACGGTCGCGGTGAACGGCGGCGCCCGGGTGGCCCTGCCGCTCGTCCCGTCCGGCCACGCGCCGGTCTGGCAGGGGCCGTACCAGGTCCGCTGA
- a CDS encoding cob(I)yrinic acid a,c-diamide adenosyltransferase produces the protein MAKNRDNPVVLSRIYTRTGDDGTTALGDASRTGKTDPRLAAYADVEEANAAIGAALALGALPDNVATLLVRVQNDLFDVGADLCAPVVTDPQYPPLRVEPSYIERLEAACDEHNADLPALRSFILPGGTPGAALLHVARTVARRAERTTWAAIEAHGSAGEVAEGGVNPLTAKYLNRLSDLLFILCRVANAGHGDVLWKPGGER, from the coding sequence ATGGCGAAGAACAGGGACAACCCCGTCGTGCTCTCGCGCATCTACACCCGGACGGGCGACGACGGCACCACCGCGCTCGGCGACGCGTCGCGGACCGGCAAGACCGATCCGCGCCTCGCCGCCTACGCCGACGTCGAGGAGGCCAATGCCGCGATCGGCGCGGCCCTCGCGCTCGGCGCGCTGCCGGACAACGTCGCGACGCTGCTGGTCCGCGTCCAGAACGACCTGTTCGACGTGGGCGCCGACCTGTGCGCGCCGGTCGTCACGGACCCGCAGTACCCGCCGCTGCGCGTCGAGCCGTCCTACATCGAGCGGCTGGAGGCGGCGTGCGACGAGCACAACGCCGACCTGCCGGCGCTGCGCAGCTTCATCCTCCCGGGCGGGACGCCGGGCGCGGCGCTGCTGCACGTCGCGCGGACGGTGGCGCGGCGCGCCGAACGCACCACCTGGGCGGCGATCGAGGCGCACGGCAGCGCCGGCGAGGTCGCCGAGGGCGGCGTGAACCCGCTCACCGCCAAGTACCTCAACCGGCTGTCCGACCTGCTGTTCATCCTGTGCCGGGTGGCGAACGCCGGGCACGGCGACGTCCTGTGGAAGCCGGGCGGGGAGCGCTGA
- a CDS encoding DUF6745 domain-containing protein — MSGYAQREAANVRSEWLGHLLSTEPADRPAAEAAISEFYRLIGLGPPRFHWVASPVAALETVPPGVRACEAPDRFPDWPLPPRFRRLLGELTVGLDTAALRGHPLMDRIVGQVVRDPLMASVRTTLRPALGGHERAGRVLDWYSAWSLSRVAHYDAIRRTSGVVFTPEQDRLLDLWAALARSCVWWWPREHVCVVSERPVELHTEVWDDDGRVRLHRSDGPALRYGDGWDVHAWHGTRVPAWVIDDPDVGRIEREANVEVRRCAIENMGWGDYIDRAGLRLVAVAPDPGNPGSELRLYDLREQTRVLLAVNGSVERDGRRRRYGLTVPAAIGDPVAAAGWTYGLSADQYSRLVRRT; from the coding sequence GTGAGCGGTTACGCGCAGCGGGAAGCTGCGAACGTCCGCTCGGAATGGCTCGGGCACCTGCTGTCCACCGAGCCCGCCGACCGTCCGGCCGCCGAAGCGGCCATCTCCGAGTTCTACCGCCTGATCGGCCTCGGCCCGCCCCGTTTCCACTGGGTGGCCTCACCGGTGGCCGCGCTGGAGACCGTCCCGCCCGGTGTACGGGCGTGCGAGGCCCCGGACCGATTCCCTGACTGGCCGCTGCCGCCGCGTTTCCGCCGCCTGCTCGGCGAACTGACCGTGGGGCTCGACACCGCGGCCCTGCGCGGCCATCCGCTGATGGACCGGATCGTGGGCCAGGTGGTGAGAGATCCCCTCATGGCGTCCGTGCGCACCACGCTTCGGCCGGCGCTCGGGGGACACGAGAGGGCCGGACGGGTGCTCGACTGGTACTCGGCCTGGAGTCTGTCCAGGGTCGCCCACTACGACGCCATCCGCCGGACGTCCGGTGTGGTGTTCACGCCTGAGCAGGACCGATTGCTCGACCTGTGGGCGGCGCTGGCCAGATCCTGCGTCTGGTGGTGGCCGCGCGAGCACGTGTGCGTCGTCTCCGAGCGGCCCGTCGAGTTGCACACCGAGGTCTGGGACGACGACGGGCGGGTGCGGCTGCACCGCTCGGACGGCCCCGCGCTCCGGTACGGCGACGGGTGGGACGTCCACGCCTGGCACGGCACGCGGGTGCCCGCATGGGTGATCGACGACCCGGACGTCGGGCGGATCGAGCGGGAGGCCAACGTCGAGGTCCGGCGGTGCGCGATCGAGAACATGGGGTGGGGCGACTACATCGACCGGGCCGGGCTGCGGCTCGTCGCCGTCGCGCCCGACCCCGGCAACCCCGGCTCCGAACTGCGCCTCTACGACCTGCGCGAGCAGACCAGGGTGCTGCTCGCCGTCAACGGTTCCGTCGAGCGCGACGGGCGCCGCCGCCGCTACGGGCTGACCGTGCCGGCCGCCATCGGGGATCCGGTCGCCGCCGCCGGCTGGACCTACGGGCTGTCCGCCGACCAGTACTCACGTCTCGTCCGCCGAACCTGA
- a CDS encoding F0F1 ATP synthase subunit epsilon, which produces MATLRVGLVSPEREIWSGEAKMVVAQTIEGSLGILPGHAPVLGVLLDGSVVKIEPANGGEPITAAVGSGFFSVAADEVSVLAEQAELGGEIDVDEARRSLDAALELAGEDAVPERRARARLRAAGIEA; this is translated from the coding sequence GTGGCAACCCTACGGGTCGGGCTCGTCTCGCCGGAGCGCGAGATCTGGTCCGGCGAGGCCAAGATGGTGGTCGCCCAGACCATCGAGGGGTCGCTCGGCATCCTGCCGGGCCACGCCCCGGTGCTGGGCGTCCTGCTGGACGGCAGTGTGGTGAAGATCGAGCCGGCGAACGGCGGCGAGCCGATCACGGCGGCGGTCGGCAGCGGCTTCTTCTCGGTCGCGGCCGACGAGGTGTCGGTGCTGGCGGAGCAGGCCGAGCTGGGCGGCGAGATCGACGTCGACGAGGCCCGGCGGTCGCTGGACGCGGCGCTCGAACTGGCGGGCGAGGACGCGGTGCCGGAGCGGCGCGCCCGCGCTCGGCTGCGCGCGGCGGGCATCGAGGCCTAA
- a CDS encoding DUF2550 domain-containing protein, with amino-acid sequence MGEQLALEVGGALTALVLLAALLFVCMAVRRWLFTRGGGTVECSLRDLSREGGAPGVWRLGIGRYKGDELHWHRVFGFRRRPRQVIHRRGLVVSNRRLPGPEEAEGLLPDVSVIEVRDGELTVELAMGAAALTGFLSWLEAAPPGLPVDLRPPE; translated from the coding sequence TTGGGCGAGCAGCTGGCACTGGAGGTGGGCGGTGCGCTCACCGCGCTCGTCCTGCTGGCTGCCCTGCTGTTCGTCTGCATGGCGGTGCGCCGCTGGTTGTTCACGCGCGGCGGCGGCACCGTGGAGTGCAGCCTGCGTGACCTGTCCCGGGAGGGCGGAGCTCCGGGGGTATGGCGGCTCGGCATCGGCCGGTACAAGGGCGATGAGCTCCACTGGCACCGCGTGTTCGGTTTCCGCAGACGGCCCCGGCAGGTGATCCACCGCCGGGGCCTAGTCGTGTCCAACCGGCGCCTGCCGGGCCCGGAGGAGGCCGAGGGCCTGCTGCCGGACGTGAGCGTCATCGAGGTGCGGGACGGGGAGCTGACCGTCGAGCTGGCGATGGGCGCGGCGGCGCTGACCGGCTTCCTGTCGTGGCTGGAGGCGGCCCCGCCCGGCCTTCCAGTGGATCTGCGCCCACCGGAGTGA